Proteins from one Anthonomus grandis grandis chromosome 8, icAntGran1.3, whole genome shotgun sequence genomic window:
- the LOC126739589 gene encoding uncharacterized protein LOC126739589 has product MNESFGFENASQAKLIRHYQTNLFAQKNLLLKIWFLQQSLLFGLTPKFINLKCKIRTNSSKTAVNVARTTRLKEEVKCDYRTLNKVNSLVKYLYFTLNSFLNHLEFSTLDCLFRDKLET; this is encoded by the exons ATGAATGAGAGTTTTGGATTTGAAAATGCTAGTCAAGCTAAACTCATCCGCCACTACCAGACGAACCTTTTTGCACAGAAGAATCTGCTGCTAAAAATATGGTTTCTTCAACAATCTTTATTGTTCGGTTTAACCCCGAAATTCATTAATCTGAAGTGTAAAATAAGAACGAATTCATCAAAAACTGCCGTAAACGTCGCCAGAACAACTAGGTTGAAGGAAGAAGTGAAGTGCGATTATAGAACTTTAAACAAGGTGAACTCTTTAGTAAAATACCTCTATTTCACGTTAAACTCATTTCTAAATCACTTGGAATTTAGTACTTTAGACTGTTTATTCAGGGATAAATTAGAG acctga